A genomic segment from Nicotiana tabacum cultivar K326 chromosome 7, ASM71507v2, whole genome shotgun sequence encodes:
- the LOC107791370 gene encoding methylmalonate-semialdehyde dehydrogenase [acylating], mitochondrial: MMQFPVHRMRKLRSLTPRVFALSNHHFSVARVPNLIGGSFVDSKSSEFIDVINPATQEVVSQIPLTTNEEFKSAVSAAKEAFQSWRNTPITTRQRVMLKFQELIRKNMDKLALNVTTEQGKTLKDAQGDVFRGLEVVEHACGMATLQMGEYMSNVSNGIDTYSIREPLGVCAGICPFNFPAMIPLWMFPVAATCGNTYVLKPSEKDPGASMMLAELAMEAGLPDGVLNIVHGTHDIVNAICDDDDIRAVSFVGSNQAGMHIYARASAKGKRVQSNMGAKNHGVVMPDANIDSTINALVAAGFGAAGQRCMALSTVVFVGEPKPWEEKLLERAKALKVSGGTEPDADLGPVISKQAKERVCRLVQSGVDSGARLLLDGRDIVVPGYEKGNFVGPTILSDVTPDMECYKEEIFGPVLICMQANSLDEAINIVNKNKWGNGAAIFTTSGVAARKFQTEIEAGQVGINVPIPVPLPFFSFTGSKASFAGDLNFYGKAGVQFYTQIKTITQQWKDLPAGSGVSLAMPTSQK, encoded by the exons ATGATGCAGTTTCCAGTCCATAGAA TGAGGAAATTGAGGTCTTTGACTCCAAGGGTTTTTGCTCTCTCTAATCACCACTTCTCAGTTGCT AGAGTTCCAAATTTAATTGGTGGCAGCTTTGTAGATTCAAAATCATCAGAATTCATTGATGTTATAAACCCA GCAACACAAGAGGTGGTTTCTCAGATACCTTTAACCACAAATGAGGAGTTCAAATCTGCAGTTTCTGCAGCCAAGGAGGCGTTCCAGTCATGGAGGAACACACCCATAACCACAAGACAACGGGTCATGCTCAAATTCCAAGAGCTTATTAGGAAGAACATG GATAAGCTTGCCTTGAATGTGACGACTGAACAAGGAAAGACATTGAAAGATGCACAAGGCGATGTATTCCGtggtcttg AGGTGGTGGAGCATGCATGCGGAATGGCGACTTTGCAGATGGGCGAGTATATGTCTAATGTATCAAATGGAATTGATACATATAGCATAAGGGAACCTCTGGGTGTTTGTGCTGGGATTTGTCCGTTCAACTTTCCGGCAATGATTCCCTTATGG ATGTTTCCTGTTGCAGCTACTTGTGGTAACACCTACGTTCTTAAGCCTTCAGAGAAGGACCCAG GGGCTTCCATGATGTTGGCAGAGTTGGCAATGGAAGCTGGCTTGCCTGATGGTGTTCTAAATATCGTTCATGGAACCCAT GACATTGTTAATGCTATATGTGATGATGACGATATCAGAGCCGTATCATTTGTTGGCTCAAATCAA GCtggtatgcatatatatgctagaGCATCAGCTAAAGGAAAACGTGTTCAG TCCAATATGGGAGCCAAAAACCATGGCGTCGTCATGCCTGATGCAAACATAGATTCCACGATAAATGCTCTAGTGGCGGCTGGTTTTGGTGCAGCAGGACAAAGATGCATGGCATTAAGCACAGTGGTCTTTGTTGGGGAACCAAAACCTTG GGAAGAAAAGTTGTTGGAACGTGCAAAAGCCCTAAAGGTCAGTGGTGGAACAGAACCTGATGCAGACTTAGGTCCAGTAATTAGCAAGCAG GCTAAAGAACGAGTATGCCGATTGGTTCAAAGCGGCGTTGATAGTGGAGCGAGATTGTTGCTTGATGGAAGAGATATTGTG GTCCCGGGATATGAAAAAGGCAATTTTGTTGGTCCCACAATCTTGTCTGATGTCACTCCTGATATGGAATGTTACAAG GAGGAGATCTTTGGCCCAGTTCTTATTTGCATGCAG GCCAACAGCTTAGACGAGGCCATTAACATTGTTAACAAGAATAA GTGGGGTAATGGTGCTGCTATCTTTACTACTTCTGGTGTAGCAGCAAGGAAGTTCCAAACAGAGATTGAGGCTGGCCAG GTTGGGATCAATGTTCCTATTCCAGTTCCACTACCATTCTTCTCCTTTACCGGATCTAAGGCTTCTTTCGCTGGTGACCTCAATTTCTATG GCAAGGCTGGAGTTCAGTTTTACACGCAGATTAAGACAATAACACAGCAATGGAAGGATTTGCCAGCTGGCTCTGGTGTCTCTCTAGCAATGCCAACTTCTCAGAAGTAA
- the LOC107791374 gene encoding uncharacterized protein LOC107791374, protein MGLVTLTLQCMDFLAWPILALGYPLYVSIRTIETGSNYDLKKLVTYWIIFSFIYLFEQVFENLIKWVPLWPYIRLVAIFWLVIPQFNGAFYIYQNIILPCSKVKLLDVNLYNVTEWFNELKKDSFIKKEKFLAVADRSFEENESERLAKLTASKPECNGDGLVLGEIEVMECTAKGDAAEPNQVGTMVEKLVQIEKKASLAIQVYEPTIPVSAELIKIPETPFVQKFQDKWTCAICQVTTSSVFTLQSHIRGRRHRAEAKLWCHFCNLRCSGEIDMIAHLKGRKHLAKIQETFAGANAGAS, encoded by the exons ATGGGTCTTGTCACTCTAACTCTCCAATGCATGGATTTTCTAGCTTG GCCGATACTTGCTCTAGGATATCCTCT ATATGTGTCTATTCGAACCATTGAGACTGGCTCCAACTATGACTTGAAGAAGCTAGTAACATATTGGAtcatcttttcttttatttatctgTTCGAGCAAGTTTTTGAGAATCTTATTAAATG GGTGCCTCTGTGGCCATATATAAGATTAGTTGCTATCTTTTGGTTGGTGATACCTCAGTTCAATGGGGCATTCTACATTTACCAAAATATTATTCTTCCATGTTCGAAAGTAAAACTGCTTGATGTCAACCTATATAATGTCACTGAATGGTTTAATGAGCTAAAGAAAGATTCATTTATCAAGAAAGAGAAGTTTCTGGCTGTAGCAGACAGGTCTTTTGAAGAGAATGAATCTGAACGTCTGGCAAAACTTACTGCAAGCAAG CCCGAGTGCAATGGGGATGGCCTGGTTTTGGGAGAGATCGAGGTAATGGAGTGCACAGCAAAAGGTGATGCAGCTGAACCAAACCAG GTTGGAACTATGGTTGAAAAACTAGTTCAGATTGAGAAGAAAGCAAGTTTAGCTATACAGGTCTATGAACCAACCATTCCAGTAAGTGCTGAATTGATCAAAATCCCAGAGACTCCTTTTGTACAAAAATTCCAGGATAAGTGGACTTGTGCAATATGTCAAGTGACAACCAGCTCTGTGTTTACACTACAATCTCATATTCGTGGGAGAAGACATCGAGCTGAGGCTAAGCTATGGTGCCATTTCTGTAACTTGAGGTGCTCTGGAGAGATTGATATGATTGCACATCTTAAGGGGAGGAAGCACTTGGCAAAAATTCAAGAAACTTTTGCTGGTGCTAATGCAGGAGCTTCTTAG